A stretch of the Cydia amplana chromosome 6, ilCydAmpl1.1, whole genome shotgun sequence genome encodes the following:
- the LOC134648657 gene encoding uncharacterized protein LOC134648657 → MGALPSQRVTPDFPFLSVGVDFAGPFMITDRHGRGCKITKCYLAIFVCFRYKCLHLEAVSTLSTDSFILSLRRFISRRGRPREIFCDNGRNFVGAAKEISDYLTSNSDTVCNFAANEGIQFKFQPAYAPHFGGLWEAGVKSAKFHLNRILGNAHLTYEELATLFSQVESILNSRPLCPLSSSPNDFQPLTPGHFIIGRALTSLPSPHLADINPNRLDRFQRLEALRQHFWRRWQLEYVGELQQRTKWRVPGRALQLGDLVLIKEENTPPLHWRLGRIAKLFPGADGISRVAEVATVTGTYKRGVKYLCPLLDDTHEALKADASKGPQDVAAPTNEGEAGTVHH, encoded by the coding sequence ATGGGCGCTCTGCCTTCTCAGCGCGTAACGCCTGATTTTCCTTTCCTTAGTGTCGGCGTAGACTTCGCCGGTCCCTTTATGATTACGGACAGGCATGGCAGAGGTTGCAAAATAACAAAGTGCTATTTagctatatttgtttgtttccGGTACAAATGTTTGCATTTAGAGGCAGTAAGCACGCTGTCGACGGATTCGTTCATACTTTCACTGCGACGTTTTATCTCTCGTAGAGGGCGACCTCGCGAAATATTCTGCGATAATGGACGTAATTTTGTAGGAGCGGCCAAGGAAATTAGCGATTATCTTACTTCAAACTCAGACACGGTTTGCAATTTTGCAGCAAATGAgggaatacaatttaaattccaACCGGCATATGCTCCTCACTTTGGTGGTTTGTGGGAAGCAGGAGTCAAATCGGCAAAATTTCACCTCAATCGTATATTAGGTAACGCTCATTTAACCTATGAAGAATTGGCAACTCTCTTTAGTCAGGTAGAATCTATCCTTAACAGTCGTCCTTTATGTCCTTTGTCGTCCTCACCAAACGATTTCCAACCCTTAACCCCAGGTCACTTCATCATCGGCCGCGCGCTCACTTCGTTGCCGTCGCCCCACCTCGCGGATATAAACCCAAACCGTTTAGATAGGTTTCAGAGGCTCGAGGCATTAAGACAGCACTTCTGGCGGCGCTGGCAATTGGAATACGTCGGCGAGCTCCAACAACGGACGAAGTGGCGTGTTCCAGGACGAGCTCTTCAACTGGGTGACCTGGTCCTCATCAAGGAAGAGAATACTCCTCCCCTACACTGGCGGCTTGGACGAATCGCTAAATTGTTTCCTGGCGCCGACGGGATTTCGCGAGTGGCCGAAGTTGCCACAGTAACGGGCACTTATAAACGAGGTGTGAAGTACCTCTGCCCACTGCTGGACGACACTCATGAAGCCTTGAAGGCTGACGCCTCCAAGGGCCCCCAGGATGTTGCGGCTCCTACCAACGAAGGGGAAGCGGGGACCGTACACCACTAA